GTCCTGTGTGTTTCCAGTTCGTTTTCTTGTGCAGTTCCAACCAAAATGTGAGTATTTTACTTCAGAATGGATCTGAAGGAAGTAATGAAGTGTTTTTATACAATATATatgtttttatatatataaatatataactgTACTGGTTGCTAGTGCGAAACGGCAGTTGGTGTTTTAAAACTTAGCTGTGAATGTTGTGGCCGCATGGCCATGTACATCCAATCCTattccaacagcaacagcagtcaaCCAACATCAGCGGAATGCATCTTGCAATTGCTTTGCGAGATCGGAACAGTATAGTTCAATGAACCCTTATGTACATACAATTTTACAGGAACAACAAGAAATACGTACATCCAGGGTGCAATACCATAAAATGGTAGAACTTTTGGAGGGTGTTCCGGACATCGCTAGGGCCATGTCCAAGGGAGACCAAACTAAATTCTGGGAAGATATGGCCGAGCATCTTAATGCTCTTGGACCGCCGATTAGATCGGGCGCAACGTGGAAACGGGTAAGCTtaacagtgcaaaaaaaaaaatattatagtTTGCTTTTAAcattctttttctgttttaaaggTATGGTTCGACTATAAGTGCGCGGTAAAAAAGAAGCTGCGTGCAAATAAAGCGTCGTTGTTGGCGACAGGTGGCAAATTCCAAGAGAAACCGCTAAACGACGTAGAAGAGAGAGTAGCCAACCTTACCAATCTCAATGCAACTGTAGAAGGCAACTCGGCCCGTTCATTTGGCATAATACCAGCCCCCAGCATCGACCAAGCCTTCGATAACAGTagcgagcaacaacaaacgaacacCGAGGAACAACCCGAGGAGCAGATCGCGACAGTGCCCCAAGCTAAAAAAAGACGCATCAAGCGTAAAAATACGGAAGAAGTGCTGCGTCAAAATCAGGAGCTACTTAACCTGATAAAAATCCAAATAGAGGTGCAGAAAGAATCAACGGCAGCATTGAAAGAAGCTACTATAGCTTCTAAGGCTCAAATTTAggcacaacaacaatcaacGGCAGCATTAAAAGAAGCGACTAAAGCTTTTAACGCGGCACTAGCAAACAGGGACTAACATATATGCACATGAATTAGTCCATAGATGTATTATACATTAGTGATTTAGAATTATGATTTCATGAATATCTTATTAATTGAACTGAAAAACTGAATTGAACTGAACTGTGAATTACGCAACTATTGTGATATCGATAATAAAATATCCAGATACTCTAAAGAATacttattgtttttgttcaatttattcaCTAGGTCCATCTAAGTTATGCGCAATGCACATGTTGTGTAAAGCACAACACACGTTTGTGATTTGAGCTGCTTTTATCGGTGTGTAgtgcagctgtcgagcacctAATAAGCATCGAAATCTGTTTTTCAGTAAGCCGATTGTACGCTCCACTATTTCCCTGCCCATTGCATGGTTTTTATTGAAGGCAGCCTCTGGTGTGTCTGGAGCCGGGTTACGTTTTGGTGTAACTAACCATGGCTTTGATGGGTAAGCAGCATCGGCTATAAAGTAAATATACGATATAAACATTGTCAAATACGGTGGTATTGCTGTTGTATTTTACCTAATACTTTAAACCCATCTTCTCCACGGTGATGTTTTTCAGCGAAAAAGTCATCTATTCCGCACACACTCCAAACATGCGAGTCGTGATTGGCTCCGGCGTATTTGGCATTGACGTACCGAATTTTCATCAGATGGTCGCAAATCTTCAAatcaaaatgcacaaaaatgtCACTGAAGTATGAATAAGAAGGGTCAAAACGTTTGCTTTACTTACAATCGTCAAGTTTAAGCTGTAAAATCCCTTACGGTTGAAATGTTGATCCCTACTGTCCACTGGTGCAATAATTTTGATGTGTGTACCATCGACACACATCACAACACCAGGGATGCCACTTTTGGAGAAAAAGTATCGTCTTGCATCTTGCTGCTCGTTTGGTTCCATTTGCAAAGAAATATATTTGGGAGCCAAAGTTTCTTCCAAAATTGTCA
This region of Anopheles marshallii chromosome 2, idAnoMarsDA_429_01, whole genome shotgun sequence genomic DNA includes:
- the LOC128708344 gene encoding putative nuclease HARBI1: MIFSYYVSDDSSDDERTEDLAKQRRFLRSIFNPLELSSQAFKKNFRVSKEIFLDILNEIEPKFPPVRAKGLTPKEMLAATLRFLAEGSYQNGTGKDFNLAFAQPTFSVAFAKCLTILEETLAPKYISLQMEPNEQQDARRYFFSKSGIPGVVMCVDGTHIKIIAPVDSRDQHFNRKGFYSLNLTIICDHLMKIRYVNAKYAGANHDSHVWSVCGIDDFFAEKHHRGEDGFKVLADAAYPSKPWLVTPKRNPAPDTPEAAFNKNHAMGREIVERTIGLLKNRFRCLLGARQLHYTPIKAAQITNVCCALHNMCIAHNLDGPSE
- the LOC128718244 gene encoding uncharacterized protein LOC128718244 — protein: MVELLEGVPDIARAMSKGDQTKFWEDMAEHLNALGPPIRSGATWKRVWFDYKCAVKKKLRANKASLLATGGKFQEKPLNDVEERVANLTNLNATVEGNSARSFGIIPAPSIDQAFDNSSEQQQTNTEEQPEEQIATVPQAKKRRIKRKNTEEVLRQNQELLNLIKIQIEVQKESTAALKEATIASKAQI